A section of the Malania oleifera isolate guangnan ecotype guangnan chromosome 2, ASM2987363v1, whole genome shotgun sequence genome encodes:
- the LOC131148946 gene encoding 17.6 kDa class I heat shock protein-like encodes MSLIPRLFGGRSAFDPFSLDIWDPIISGSGETTAATFANAQIDWKETPESHVFKADLPGLKKEEVKVEVEDDRVLKISGERAEEKEEKNERWHRVERSRGKFQRRFRLPENAKVEAVKAAMENGVLTVTVPKEEVKKQDVKSIQITG; translated from the coding sequence ATGTCCCTGATCCCCCGTCTGTTCGGCGGCCGAAGCGCGTTCGACCCTTTCTCCCTTGACATATGGGACCCCATCATCTCAGGTTCCGGCGAGACTACGGCGGCAACCTTCGCGAACGCCCAGATCGACTGGAAGGAGACGCCGGAGTCGCACGTGTTCAAGGCGGACCTCCCGGGGCTGAAGAAGGAAGAGGTGAAGGTGGAGGTGGAAGACGACAGAGTGCTTAAGATAAGCGGGGAGAGGGCGGAGGAGAAGGAGGAAAAGAACGAGAGGTGGCACAGGGTGGAGAGGAGCCGCGGGAAGTTCCAACGCCGGTTCCGACTGCCAGAAAATGCGAAGGTGGAGGCGGTGAAGGCGGCGATGGAGAATGGGGTTCTGACTGTTACTGTGCCGAAGGAAGAAGTGAAGAAGCAAGATGTGAAGTCCATTCAGATCACCGGCTGA
- the LOC131148036 gene encoding uncharacterized protein LOC131148036, giving the protein MLTEPRPTELLVWLPRSPSVLQRLKSINFCSYRSAEPTPLPSVVKSTPEVIESASEVIEASKPEVSVDNIEEEEEERQQTMDEVYGMIQGHCISRVKSDTRLESGESLVRLPQRLKKLASAKSVFAHFKESDVVESRRMATVREGKARATEHYGEADNGVDARADDFISRLRQ; this is encoded by the exons ATGTTAACCGAACCTCGCCCGACCGAATTACTTgtttgg CTCCCTCGATCTCCCTCCGTCCTACAGCGGCTAAAGTCCATCAACTTCTGCAGTTATAGATCCGCAGAACCCACCCCACTCCCCTCTGTCGTCAAATCGACGCCGGAAGTCATCGAATCGGCGTCGGAAGTCATTGAAGCCTCGAAACCAGAGGTCTCCGTAGACAATAtcgaggaggaagaagaagaacgaCAACAAACCATGGACGAGGTTTATGGGATGATACAGGGCCACTGCATCAGTAGGGTGAAGTCTGACACCCGGCTGGAATCTGGTGAATCCCTAGTGAGGCTGCCGCAAAGGCTGAAGAAGTTGGCGAGTGCGAAGTCAGTGTTCGCACATTTCAAGGAAAGCGACGTCGTTGAGAGCCGCCGGATGGCCACCGTGAGGGAGGGTAAGGCTCGAGCAACGGAGCATTATGGGGAGGCAGACAACGGGGTCGACGCTAGGGCCGATGATTTCATCAGCAGGTTAAGGCAATAG
- the LOC131147579 gene encoding copper transporter 6-like: MAFMANDGHGHMHGMNNTAAMDHPMKHHMMMHMTFFWGKNAEILFSGWPGSRAGMYSLALIFVFALAFLVEWLSHCRLIKPGSEDAASGILQTAIHAVRVALAYMVMLAVMSFNVGVFLVAVGGHAVGFLLFGSRVFRRTPEQPHLQKQAGSDFGPLSC; encoded by the coding sequence atggcATTCATGGCGAATGATGGGCATGGTCACATGCATGGGATGAATAATACGGCGGCGATGGATCATCCGATGAAGCATCACATGATGATGCACATGACGTTCTTCTGGGGAAAAAACGCCGAGATCCTGTTCTCCGGCTGGCCCGGCTCCCGCGCCGGCATGTACTCCCTTGCCCTAATCTTCGTCTTCGCCCTCGCCTTCCTCGTCGAGTGGCTCTCCCACTGCCGCCTCATCAAGCCCGGGTCCGAAGACGCCGCCTCCGGAATCTTGCAGACTGCGATCCACGCTGTGCGGGTCGCGCTGGCCTACATGGTGATGCTGGCCGTCATGTCCTTCAACGTCGGGGTGTTCTTGGTCGCCGTCGGCGGACACGCCGTCGGGTTCTTGCTGTTCGGGAGTCGGGTTTTCCGGAGGACGCCGGAGCAACCGCATCTCCAGAAACAGGCCGGGTCGGATTTTGGTCCGTTGAGTTGCTGA